The genomic region CATTTTGGAGGATGTGCACTTTCTTGCTAGAAACTCATTCCTTCTAGAAGATCAATCAAGAGAACAAATTACTTCCTCCTTTTTAAACTAAATGTTAGCTTTCACATTTTCTAGTACATTGAAAATTCAATAAATACGTACACAAATCGTGTCCGTGAATATTAAATTTTTCGATGTACCAAAAAAGTGAAAGCGACATTTATTTTGAATCAGGATAGCAAGTGTTGCTGAAGAACAATTGCCAAAATCTTACTTGTACAATTACATGGAAGCTGAATGTGCAAGAAAGTACAAGAGGGAGAAAATCATTCTATTGGATGACATTGCTTGCAGCTACAAAGCCAAGATTTTGCTTGTTGCATTTCTTGGAAACATTTGATGTATTGGTAGATAAGACTTCCATGAATGTCACTATATATATTGACTTGGCAATAGCTCCACATGCATTAAGATCCTTTGAATTTTCAAAGTTATGCTAAATGCATGGTATTTTTTGTTTTCAATAATTAAGGTCGAGTCTTAGATGGGGGAATGGTTCATTTCTTTGTGAATTGTGAATAAAAAAGAGTAGCTTTCAATGGTTAATGTAGTGGGTGAATTGTGGATGAGTCTGATTTTTTAACATCTACCAGCAGTTCTCCAAAATCCAAAATGTGAGGAAAATATAATAtcttaagaatttaattttgatggatTGTCAGAGTAAAATAGTTCTACACCTGCATCTAATTACGTAATACTACGTctgtaaaaataattattttttatataaattacgTTTATAGTCATTTAAAAAAACGAATGTGGCTGGACAACTGTGTAAAACGTTTTACATTGACTGTGGATCAAGATTACACTCATCATTATAAAAGAATGAGTCTACTAATTTGCCTTTTACATTAACAATAGTGGGTAGAAAAACATCAATATGTTCATGCACTAACCTCatcaaaatgaaaacaaaatttgtAAGCATTTGTGAACTCCTaagatcctaaatgtgaaaagcATAAATCAAGTAACTTCTGCTCTTCTAATAACCCAAAATCATAGTCAGGTCTCAAGAAACTATAATCATGATCCATTTCTATGCTAGCAACCTGCATATTATTCAGATGTTCACACAGCTTCCTATTACGCTTGGAACTGAATTCAGATAACACATTTCCATCATCTCCTTTTTCTTGCAATTCAAGCTTCCTATCAATGTTGCTGTTCAAAGCCTGAAACTCATACATTTCTCCAACATTGTCATCTGAACCGTTAGGCTCATTTTTAATTTCATCATCGCTATTATCGCAGCCGTAGCAGTTGCAAGTATGTACCATGTCAGCTTCTACTGGCATCAGTGGCTTCTCTTCTTCAACATTAACAGAAGGTTGATTTTCATCATTCTCATTTTGAGATTGAATACAGTTATTTGAGCACTTGTTGCTATAAAGTCTTAGAATTTCAGAAATTACTTCCTCCACATGTTTCTTCTTCACCATATATGCCTCATTTTTTATGTTTGACTGATCATAATTAGGTTTGGGGTTGCAATCCTCATCTGATATCTGATTGTTAAAGTAATCATCAGAATGGTTGTCAATATTGCTCAAATCACATGATGATGTTAAACTTTTGGTCAATTCTTCGATTGGTACTTCTATATTATTCGCTACAATCTCATGCTCGTTGGCGTCAGAAGCCGCGCCATCAGCTCCAGAATTCATTGCCATACCAATAAACTCAACACCAGAGCCAGGACACTTTAAAACCTCTTCTGATTCTCCTTCGATTCCTTCACTTTCTCCAGGTATTTTAGCTTCAATATCCTTCATTTCCTTATGAACAACACTTGCATCATCACATTTCTCATTTTTTTGGACATCATGATCTTCTTCCTTTGTTCCCTCGAATGCTTCAACATAAGAAAAATTAGGTTTGTCTTCACGAAACTGATGAAAATTACCATCCAAATCCTCAGCTTTAGGAGCCTCACCACTACTCAATATAATTCCATTCTTACTTGGTGATTCTTCAGAGCCTACTGACTCCAAATCATGCTCCGGAAAGTTCAAACGTGCGCCTGAACCGTACATTGTCTTAGCCGCTTTGTCATAAGCAAGAGCAGCTTCAAATGCAGTGGTGAAAGTGCCAAGCCAAAGCCTCTTTGCATTCTTCTTACTCTCATGGTTGCTGATTGGTTCGCGAATTTCAGCGACCCACTTACCCCAAATCCTCTGCCTCACACCTCTGTATCTAAACTCAGAGTTCTGAGGCCCTCCTTTACCTTTCATGCACCCTTTCTTGGACCCTTTTGCAGGAACTTTGTGAACCACATGCACCCCATTTGTGGAGAAATCATGTTGAATGTCgatgttcttcttcttccacttctcaagaGTGTCCTCCAACGAATCACTTCCACACCTGCGCCTCTTCGACGAATTCCTGTTTCTGCATCAACCACCAAAAACAGAACTCTTCTTAGAACTCTAAATAGTCATTATTCAAAAGTTTTGACAGATATAAGTTTTCAAAGTCCAAAACAAAAGAAACTACAATTAGTCTTAGAAGAACCAAAAACTTGTGCAACAACCAGAAATTAGCTTGTGATTCGCAGCAGGGGAAATCCAAAAACAAATTAGAGACGTCAAAATAGAAGCAAGTTGAATCAAATTTCAATGAAACAAATAGTTGTTATTCATAACACAAGCAAGAAGTTTTGACAAATATCCTATGATTTCACTAACCAAATTTTTAAATTCCAAAACAAATGAAACTATGAAGTCAGTTGTTTTGCATGTCTGTGTGCTTAGAAGCACAAAAACACAAACAACTTGTTCAACAAACTAGAAATCAATGAAAATCCCAGATAAAAGTTGAATCAACAATAACCAACAAGTATATGAAGCTATCTATCTATTTACTTAGCTTGAGTAAAAGATAAAAATTCTTATGAAAGAAAGAAGAGTAATTGAACTGACCCAGAAACGATTTCAGTGGCCATGATGCCTTTTCTTGATTTTGCTGCTGAAGAAGCATGTAATTGTATTAGTTGTTGTTGTTCTAGTTCATTGTTTTGTGGTATGTTGTGGGTTTGAGTGCACAGATTTAAGGTTCAGGGTTCTAGAGAGGTTTATAGCATTTTCACACAGATTATGTGCTACTATGTTTTTTTATTGCTtactatatttatatttatttttattttatgtatttaattatttattataaaaaaaaggaaagaatttGTTATTTATGTNNNNNNNNNNNNNNNNNNNNNNNNNNNNNNNNNNNNNNNNNNNNNNNNNNNNNNNNNNNNNNNNNNNNNNNNNNNNNNNNNNNNNNNNNNNNNNNNNNNNNNNNNNNNNNNNNNNNNNNNNNNNNNNNNNNNNNNNNNNNNNNNNNNNNNNNNNNNNNNNNNNNNNNNNNNNNNNNNNNNNNNNNNNNNNNNNNNNNNNNNNNNNNNNNNNNNNNNNNNNNNNNNNNNNNNNNNNNNNNNNNNNNNNNNNNNNNNNNNNNNNNNNNNNNNNNNNNNNNNNNNNNNNNNNNNCAACGTCATTGGATTGGGGATCAAGTAATTGAGTAACTAAGATAATGGCATGAAAGTTCCCGTTTTGCGGCTATTTATTTCTTTgttatttatgttatttattgTATTGGCTGCTTTTTGCGgctgtgtttttatttttatttttattttttttttcgttctCTCGTCTTGTTTACCAAGTTTCAACTTTCGAGATTCCTTAGTTACGAAGGGGTCCACTTTTTGTTTGTATGCTGGTACTGTTCTGACAACAATTCAGAACGATATTATCACATATCACCAGATATGGCCAATTTTTTAATGTGATTTTTTTAGAGTGAAATCTTACCTCAATTTCTAACCATTTTAGGAAATCTTTTTTGTCCCTCGACAAAAGCATAATTTTATTGCGATATCCATTACTTCTTTCAGATATTTTGGCTCTTTCACCAAAATTTttgtcaataaaaaaaatataattccaACTCAACCCTTAATATTATCGATATCTATTAtcattttttgtattttctcttttttctctttactATTTTTGGCCATTATCATTACCaacattcattatcattctctgTTTTTACAGCACTATTCTACTGtcatcatttttcttctttttgaccGAACCAAAATCACAAACTCATATCTCACCCCTTACTTCTTTGTTCACCANNNNNNNNNNNNNNNNNNNNNNNNNNNNNNNNNNNNNNNNNNNNNNNNNNNNCCTTATTCTCACAATCCCTCTCTCATTAGCTTGCCTATGTCTCTATTTGGTTTCACACTAAATTTTAAGTCTACATTTCAAGTAGAGAACTTTACCTCTAACAAATTAAAACACCGACGCACTCCAAAATCACCAAATCACTCTTTAATATAAAAATCGATACTTTAAGTAAATATCTATACTCAATTATCAAAATTCAGAAAAGGACAACTCATAAGACCATAtcccaaaccaaattcaagtattTAAACATATAAAATTACTCAATTGAAAGGAAGTGGCAGACTGGCAGTGGGTTGGtgcaacaaagaagaagaagatgacaaCGAGTTGGTACAGCTAGAACAGAGAATAGTAGTAGATGTTGGTGATGATGGTGGCCGAAAATAATAttgaggagaagaagagaagaggattAGTCTGGTGGTGTTCTGGTTCGCATAAAGGAGGAgagcagaaaagaaaagaagaagagggagaaatTTGTCCATTAAATTGTTGACTTAACAGTCCACGTAGGCAAGATCCGTTAAATCTAGACAGAGACATTAATGGAGGAGGTAGAAGGTCTCACGGAGTTAATCGCCAGGGGTCGCGATGGGATTATGCTTTTGTTAAGAGACGGAAAAGAATTTCGTAAAATTGTTAGAGCCGAGTTGatattttactcttttttttaagggtttatttattttgtgttctTAGGACATaggttaaaattataaaattaaaatttttttattcaaaatataaaaaatttaaaattttaatgtatttattttttattaattattttattctcattgtGATGAaatatttatttaagaaaatagTTTGAAAATAACATATAATAAAAAGATGTAGCTGTTCATACCCTGCCCCAGAATGTAAGTTAGGCCTAAATCAAAACAAGAGGCCCAATCCAAAAGGATGGCCTCCACGTACTATCCGACCTCCACCAAGAACTCGGAGTCAACACCTACTAAGCAGTCAACACTTATCCAAGTGAGTAACTACCTCCTTGAATCTCTCACCCACCTGTAGAAGAGAGTcccaacaaccctaagataaagggacggttatccaccatcaGAAGTGAAACTACTTCAACGATGGTTATTGGATTCTCTCTAAAAATACACTGTCTCACTCAGGTAAACCTAGGCTCTAATACATTCAAACCTGCTTACCCACTTTActaacttaggcatcagagtgtctttgcaggtaccacccctcaTTCTCTCAAACATACAAGTCGGGTGGCGGCTCCCAGACACGAAGTAAGTCAGCAGCCACCTTCCCCCAACATTTGGGCTTTTAATACAAGCCCAATATACTATTTCCAGGTTACCCACATAacatggcgccattgccggggacctggaagatCAACCAGCGATGGCAGACGACCAACAAGAAGATGGACACACCGCACCGGAGTCTGAGCAAAAGCATCAAGACACGGTCAACAATGATAGAGCAATAATATCCCTACAAGGAGCGAAGGGACAGCATGGTGAAGGCCCCTCCAATACCCAGGGATCAAAGAGGATCTCCTCTGAAGTTCATCAGCTCAGAAAGGATGGACAGCCACACTCCGCTGACTTAATGGGACTATTACACGGTCACTAAGGTCGACTAGAGCAGCTCGAACAGGAGCTGGAAAGACGGCACGAAGCGGAACAAAGCTTAAGGAGAGAAATCGAGCGACGAAGAAAACTTGAGGAAAAGCTCTCAAGGCTGGAATCCAATCTCCGAAATAAGGATTCCCGCAGAGATCGAGAAGACACCCCGTTAAGGGAAGATGACCCATTCATCGAGGATATCATGAGGACTAAAGTTCCTAGAAACTTTAAGAGCCCCGACATGGACCTGTATGACGGGACGACTAACCCAAAGCACCACCTCAGTAATTTCAAGAGTCGGATGTACCTAGCCGACGCGTTGGACGCCACCCGCTGTAAGGCTTTTCCGACAACTCTAACAAAGACGGCCATGAAGTGGTTCGATGGCCTCCCTCCAAGGTCGGTAACCAGCTTCGATGATCTCTCGCGCAAGTTTCTAGCGCGATTTTCAATTCAAAAAGACAAGGTCAAACACGCTCCCAGCCTGCTTGGAGTAAAACAGGAGGTTGGAGAACCCTTGAGAGACTATATGGAGAGGTTCAACCAAGCGTGCTTGGAAATCCAAGATTTACCTACTAAAGCAGTAGTAATGGGTCTCGTTAATGGACTCCGAGAAGGACCCTTCTCCCAGTCCATCTCAAAGAGACACCTGACTTTCTTGAGTGATGTATAGGAATGAgttgaaaagtacatcaatatggaagaaaacgccaGGTTACGAGAACCTAATTGGCGATTAGGGCATCCcaaccaattaaaagaaaaagagagggagcccaagaaaaaggaagaaatcgaGTCTGAAAGGCCCAGAAGATATCATTCCTACACTCCCCTATGAGTTTCCCTGGTCGATGTTTACAGGAAAATTTACCATACTGAAAAGCTACCTCCCCCGCGACTAATCAAGAACAAAAGGGGAGGGGGAGCTGCAATgaatactgtgagtaccataagttGTCTGGACATTCCACTAATGATTGCTACGACCTGAcaaatgtgatagaaaaactgGACAGAGAAGGtcggtgttcataccctggcccaacgatAAGGCCCAGGTACAAATAAAGGGCCCAATCTGAAGGGTTGAGCCTCACCCAGCACCGACCTTCCTCCTGGGAAGTCGGTTCTTACCACGACTTACCCTAAAGAAGTCAGGGACGagagttagctggcagataaacattcgtttgaatgagtaactgcccctagaatctctctaaccacttccaggagccatatctcaacctccctaagataaagggacggttatcaccctaaaaaagtggcactacatcaacggtggttattggttcaccactataaatacactgacacctctcaggtatctctaagtcccaatactctctagacctgctcacacccttgctgacttaggcatcggagtgtctttgcaggtaccacccccattcgttcatactcacaagtcggacggaggccccaaGACGCAGACCCGCTCGAAGGCTTccttcctcagacgattgggccaacccagtGAGTCCAGCCCaacaatctccggttacccatcgtaacattggcgccgttaccggggacccgagagatcaaccagtgatggcggacagatcccctgaggagggtcatgtggagacagattccgaacaagagaatctggacaCCGGAAATAATGACACGGACCTAACCCTCCACCAGGGAACCAACGATCAACACAGAGAGGGTACCTCTGGAGTCAAAACtccgaaggtgaattcctcagAAGGGCGCGAATCGGAGAAGGACGGACAGTCCCACGCAACTGAACTTATGGGATTAGTCCATGTCCACCAAAGTCGCTTGGAACAGCTAGAACAAGAACGGGAGCGACAAATGGAGATAGAAAAGCacctaagagaggagatggatCGACGAAGAGAGCTAGagaaaaaactcttaaagttagaatcctccctcaaaggtcggaactcccgtgaCGATAGAGAAGAGTCACCCCCAGGAGGGGAGGATccttttagtgaggacataatgagggcaaaagttccaagaaactttaaaagccctgatatggacctctatgacggaaccacagatccgaagcatcatttaagcaactttaaaagtcggatgtatctggctgatgcttctgacGCGACGCGCTGCAAAGCTTTCCTGACCACCTTATCGAacgcagcgatgaagtggttcgacagcctccccccgAGGTCGGTCACCAGTTTCgaagacctctcaaggaagttcttgatgaggttctccatccagaaggacaaagtgaAACATGCgccaagcctcctgggaataaagcaggaggtcagagaatccttacgagcctatatggaaaggttcaacaaagcatgtttggaaatccaagacctgcccaccgaggcagtcataatggggttagtcaatgggcttagagaaggtcccttatCACAGTCCATATCTAAAAGACACCCCACCTCCTTAagcgatgtacaggaaagagctgaaaagtacatcaacatggagaaaaatgcTAGACTGAGAGATtcgagttggcgacctgggcatCTCCcctcaacgaaagagagggagagggaacccaagaagaaggaagaactcggtctcgataggccaagaaaatatcactcttatactcctctaaaggtttctatagtggatgtatacaaagagatttgcaatactgaaaggctgccacctcccaggcccattaaaaataaaaaaggggggagtcgcagcgactactgtgagtaccataaaatatatggtcactcgacaaatgactgttacgaccttaaaaatgtgatagaaaagctggctagagaaggccggctcgacagatatctcatagaaaggtcggacggtcatgggaagagaaagcgagacgatatggatagaagagacccaccaccgcagactccggagagacatatccatatgatctcaggaggattcgcgggagggggactcaccaagtccTCTCGCAAGAGACACCTCAAGCGAGTCTACCAGGTTGGAGGAAagtcatccgacctccccaccaTTTCATTCAGAAgagaagatgggcaaggaataatccctggacatGATGACCCAGTAGTAATCACTATGATCCTAgccaatgcccatctccacagaaccctagtagatcaAGGGAGCTCAGCGGACATCCTTTTTAAGCCCGCTTTTGACAAACTATGGCTGGATGAGAAAGAATTAAGAgtctaccccgacaccttgtacggactAGGCGACACACCAATAAGACCACTAGGATTTCTACCcctacacactacttttggaaaagggaaaaaatccaaaactctgagtatagactttatagtcatcgacgtagggtcagcatacaatgctttaatcggcagagctacccttaatcgactcggagcatACGGACTAGGCGACACACCAATAAGACCACTAGGATTTCTACCcctacacactacttttggaaaagggaaaaaatccaaaactctgagtatagacttcatattcatcgatgtagggtcagcatataatgctttaATTGGCAGAGCTATCCTTAATCGACTCAGAGCAGTGGTGTCCACtccccacctttgcatgaaattcctgACCTCAGCGGGAATAGCAACGGTGAAGGGAgatcagaaattggcaaggaaatgctacaatgaaagcctgaacctaaggggaaaaggcaaagaagttcACACCATAGAACTCGGTGGTACAAGGGCCAGAGAAGAGCTGCAACCACAGCCGGGAGGAAAAACCGAGGAAATACAGGTCGgcaaagaggaaggaaaaaacaccaacataggagctaacctaggggaaaccctaaagCAAGGGTTGATtaagctcctaagagacaattccgacctctttgcctggaaggcttccgacatgcccgggatagaccccgagcttatgtcccacaagctctcggtatacccagggtcccgacctgtacaacaaagaagacgcaagTTCGGCCCGGAACAAGCCCTAGTAGTAGAAGAACAAGTACAGGCACTcttagaagccggcttcatcagagaagttaaatacccaatatggctagccaatgtagtactAGTCAAAAAGcaaaatggcaaatggagaatgtgtgtcgattacaccgacttaaataaggcatgtcctaaggacccttatccactaccaagtattgataccctagtagactctagctcgggatatcaatacttatcgttcatggatgcctactcggggtataaccaaatcccgatgtatgagctcgaccaggagaaaacatcattcatcacgcccagagctaatTTCTGTTATGTGGTCATACCATTTGGATTGAAAATTGCAAgggccacatatcagaggctgatgaataaggtgttcgctTCTCACCTTGGAAgcttaatggaagtctacgtcgacgacatgctagtaaaaaccaaggGAGAAATCGACCTCTTGAcagacctctcgcaagtctttgacaccataaggtcacacaggatgagactaaatcccgcaaagtgtgccttcgcggtagaagctggaaaattcctgggtttcatgctaacacagagagggattgaagcaaatcccgataagtgtaaagctatcctggaaatgaagaccccgacttgcttaagagaggtccAGCAGCTAAACGGCCGACTTGTAGCCCTCTCTAGATTCTTGGCAGGATCAACACTAAAATTCCTTCCACTATTCTCCttattgagaaagggatgtcaGTTCGAATGAACTCCTGAATGCGAagaggcgttccaggagttcaagaGATTCTTGAGTCAACCTCCGATTCTGACCCGACCTGTAGTTggagaagacctcgtcctatacttatctgtagcagacaaggcTGTCGCGTCAgccctgataagagaagacgaggtcAGTCAGCATCCAgtgtacttcatcagcaaagttctacaaggccccgaactaaggtaccacaaactagagaagttttcctactccttagtagtagcctcgcgaaggctacggccttacttccaagctcatacaataagagtccgcacgaaccaacccatgaagcaaatcctccaaaagacggatgttgcagggagaatggttcaatgggcaatagagctctccgagttcgacttgaagtatgaaactcggacagcaATTAAAGCCCAATGCCTTATCGACTTCATAGCAGAGTATGCAGGAGATCAAGAGAAtaagccaactacatgggaactctatgtagacgGATCCTCAAATAagacaggaagcggtgcaggcataatattagTGGACGAAAGGGGAACCcaaatagaggtttccctcaaatttgaattcccagcttcaaataatcaggtcgaatatgaagccctgatcgccgggttgaagctggcagaagaagtcggtgctacaaaaGTGATGGTATATAGCGActcccaagtggtgacctcccagataagtggagaatatcaggcaaaagacccaaatatgaagaaGTACTTGGAAAAAATTCTGGAGCATCTTGGGCGCTTTGCGGAAACCGAGGTCAAAtatataactcgggatctaaatagcagagcagaTGCCCTATCCAaattagcaagtaccaagccaggaggaaataatagaagcctgatccaggaaactctccaggaACCCTCTGTGGTAAAAACGGAGGAAACGCAAGTGGTCCTTGAGGTAACCGgactaaacctcggatggatgaaccccttggtcgaatacatgaaattcgacatcctccccaaggaggaaaaagaggctaagaaaatctggagggaagcacaacactacactctggtgaaaaatatcctctatagaagaggaatatcaacaccattgttaaaatACGTACCGACCTCGAGAACCACCGAGGTATTAGAGGAGGTCCATAACGGGATCTGCAGAAATcatctcggagccaggtcgctagccaggaaagtaatccgagctgggattctactggccgaccttgcagaaagatgccatagaatttgtgaaaaaatgtcaaccatgccaaatgcatgcaaacttccacgtggctccccccgaggagctcatcagtataacttctccatggtcTTTCGCAAagtggggaatggatttgttaggtccctTTCCCCAAGCGCCAGGACAAGTTAAATATTTGATcgtgggaatagactacttcacaaaatggatagaagcagaaccactggctaccatcacagcccaaagaagtcggaggttcctctacaaaaatatcatcacaaggtatgggatccCTTATTCCATcactacagataatggaacccagttcaccgactctaccttcagaagcctggtggccagtatgaaaatcaaacaccagttcacctcggtagaacacccacaagccaatggacaagccgaggcagccaacaaagtca from Arachis ipaensis cultivar K30076 chromosome B02, Araip1.1, whole genome shotgun sequence harbors:
- the LOC107625804 gene encoding uncharacterized protein LOC107625804 encodes the protein MATEIVSGNRNSSKRRRCGSDSLEDTLEKWKKKNIDIQHDFSTNGVHVVHKVPAKGSKKGCMKGKGGPQNSEFRYRGVRQRIWGKWVAEIREPISNHESKKNAKRLWLGTFTTAFEAALAYDKAAKTMYGSGARLNFPEHDLESVGSEESPSKNGIILSSGEAPKAEDLDGNFHQFREDKPNFSYVEAFEGTKEEDHDVQKNEKCDDASVVHKEMKDIEAKIPGESEGIEGESEEVLKCPGSGVEFIGMAMNSGADGAASDANEHEIVANNIEVPIEELTKSLTSSCDLSNIDNHSDDYFNNQISDEDCNPKPNYDQSNIKNEAYMVKKKHVEEVISEILRLYSNKCSNNCIQSQNENDENQPSVNVEEEKPLMPVEADMVHTCNCYGCDNSDDEIKNEPNGSDDNVGEMYEFQALNSNIDRKLELQEKGDDGNVLSEFSSKRNRKLCEHLNNMQVASIEMDHDYSFLRPDYDFGLLEEQKLLDLCFSHLGS